A single region of the Colletotrichum destructivum chromosome 12, complete sequence genome encodes:
- a CDS encoding Putative protein kinase, whose protein sequence is MSDKASNYKQTNLVHEKRPRHHFENQIHQIEPLRLVKAKQEGSSALATTLIKTASPWATYKKIYKQILGDGDLVLVAEKRGISGDVVDIRRFLELSTEQIKMLQSIQHPNIVTVHEIYSNKTNHHIVYEHMPRSLQEAVGNPYLNRQRLAAIVGQVVEALVYLEKMGLQHGHLSCSCILLHPSGYAKEGVNLRLDDPEHWDSDVVGFLSATTSASSANELSQVGLTPFCFEAAANMHTAFVLTFLA, encoded by the exons ATGTCCGATAAAGCAAGCAATTACAAACAGACCAATCTTGTTCATGAGAagcgccctcggcatcatTTTGAGAACCAAATTCATCAAATTGAACCTTTGAGGCTTGTCAAAGCTAAACAAGAGGGGAGCTCTGCGTTGGCCACTACGTTGATCAAGACGGCGTCACCATGGGCCACCTACAAGAAAATCTACAAGCAAATTCTGGGAGACGGTGACCTTGTCCTAGTTGCCGAAAAAAGAGGAATATCTGGCGACGTTGTTGACATTCGCCGCTTTTTGGAGTTGTCTACGGAACAAATCAAGATGCTACAGTCGATTCAACACCCGAACATCGTCACAGTGCATGAAATCTATAGCAACAAGACGAACCACCACATTGTCTACGAGCATATGCCACGATCGCTTCAAGAAGCCGTTGGAAATCCTTATCTCAATCGTCAGCGCCTGGCAGCAATTGTAGGGCAG GTGGTTGAGGCGCTGGTTTATCTTGAGAAAATGGGACTGCAGCACGGCCATCTTAGCTGCTCCTGTATTCTGCTCCACCCCAGTG GATATGCGAAGGAGGGTGTCAACCTAAGGCTTGACGATCCAGAGCACTGGGACTCGGATGTCGTAGGCTTTCTTTCAGCGACAACATCTGCATCGTCTGCGAACGAGTTGAGCCAGGTCGGTCTCACTCCATTTTGTTTCGAAGCAGCTGCTAATATGCACACAGCATTCGTTCTTACGTTCTTGGCATAA
- a CDS encoding Putative FAD-binding 8, ferric reductase, NAD binding domain-containing protein, translating to MQNSEHRLIIVYAVSALSLPVFFICLRFRSWLSRLGSIVRIPILRYLVYPTLCAQWSLADVLASIAYLALNILCLWFQCPSLSDAGRRAADLALVNMVFQYVAWHLDSLTNLLGLGWRSICRLHGLVGIMTLLLLIFHSIVAQMSSKPFPLDVSDNRGAVLAASAIGVLVLLSIPAFKDNFYEVFMRLHQGLAILSIYGIWEHLALQPPLARLCLYVLIGASALSLLFLSCLVVHRNGLLGHGFPRTSINNSGDVIILKLSLSRPVLIDAGQSISLWVLTPSARLRSLWQTHPFVVVSWSDSPLDTLDLLVEPRLGLTQKFLQFSKSQKAQKTCLALFSGPHGTSIPVTDYDVVLMVASGYGIAAQLPYLKKLIYEFNSRKARTRRIHLVWKLGTIELAVAVKDLLDGALMEDTLDDGYILKISIYIEHISQSHDISPRATIVKGTPDFDAILRTEVEGKYIRRVQEKEKRREDMLVLGKSALQLTHASSNSHSVGIG from the exons ATGCAAAACTCAGAACATCGTCTCATTATTGTTTATGCTGTTTCTGCTCTCAGCCTACCTGTGTTCTTCATCTGTCTTCGTTTTCGCTCATGGCTGTCACGATTGGGATCCATTGTGCGAATTCCTATCCTCAGATATCTCGTTTATCCGACTTTATGTGCCCAATGGAGTTTGGCGGATGTCTTGGCTTCAATAGCTTACCTGGCGTTGAACATCCTCTGTCTCTGGTTTCAGTGTCCTTCACTCTCCGACGCTGGACGACGTGCGGCTGATTTGGCTCTCGTCAACATGGTTTTTCAATATGTAGCATGGCACCTTGACTCACTGACTAATTTGCTTGGTCTTGGATGGCGTTCGATTTGTCGTTTGCACGGCTTGGTGGGCATCATGACTTTGTTGCTACTTATATTCCATTCGATAGTTGCTCAGATGTCTTCCAAGCCGTTCCCATTAGACGTATCGGATAACAGAGGGGCGGTTCTG GCGGCGTCAGCTATCGGagttcttgtccttctttcTATCCCAGCCTTCAAAGATAACTTCTATGAAGTTTTCATGCGTCTCCATCAAGGCCTGGCAATATTATCTATCTACGGGATATGGGAGCACCTGGCTTTGCAACCGCCGTTGGCGCGCCTGTGTCTCTACGTATTGATTGGCGCATCCGCTCTATCCCTGCTATTTCTATCATGTCTAGTCGTTCATCGCAACGGACTTTTAGGTCATGGCTTCCCTCGGACATCAATCAACAACTCCGGCGACGTCATTATCCTTAAACTGTCGCTGTCACGTCCAGTCCTCATTGACGCTGGACAGTCAATAAGTCTTTGGGTACTTACTCCATCGGCGAGACTTCGATCCCTCTGGCAAACCCACCCTTTTGTAGTCGTATCGTGGTCCGACTCGCCTCTCGACACACTTGATTTGTTGGTCGAGCCTCGCTTGGGGCTAACTCAGAAATTTCTCCAGTTTAGTAAATCGCAGAAGGCTCAGAAGACTTGCCTTGCCCTCTTTAGTGGTCCACATGGCACAAGTATTCCAGTCACCGACTATGATGTTGTCCTCATGGTTGCTAGTGGCTACGGGATCGCAGCGCAGCTACCATACTTGAAGAAGCTGATTTACGAATTCAACAGCCGCAAAGCTCGTACTCGCCGCATTCACCTGGTGTGGAAACTGGGCACTATTG AACTGGCGGTTGCTGTCAAGGACTTGCTGGATGGTGCCCTCATGGAAGACACTTTGGATGACGGATAC ATCTTGAAAATATCTATATATATCGAGCACATATCTCAAAGTCATGATATAAGTCCTCGGGCTACGATTGTGAAGGGCACTCCAGATTTCGATGCTATTCTTCGCACGGAAGTTGAAGGCAAGTACATCCGGAGAGTCcaggaaaaagagaagaggagggaggacATGCTAGTCTTGGGCAAGTCAGCCCTCCAACTTACTCATGCTAGTTCTAATTCGCATAGTGTCGGCATCGGTTGA